CTGGCCCGCACCGGCAGCATTCCGTTGCTGCGCTACGTGGCGGTGGTCTTCATCGAGGGTCTGCGCGGGGTGCCGTTCGTGGCCATCCTGTTCATGGCCAGCGTGACACTGCCGCTGCTGCTGCCGGAAGCGGCCACGCCGGGCAAGCTGCTGCGCGCCTATATCGCCTACAGCTTCGTGGCCGCCGCCTATTTCGCCGAGGGCTTTCGCGGCGCGCTGCTGGCCATGCCGCGCGGCCAGACAGAGGCGGCCAACGCGCTCGGCATGGGCTACTGGCAGACGATGCGCGACGTGATCCTGCCGCAATGCGTGCGCAGTTCGCTGCCAATGCAGGTCAACACCGTGGTCAGCTTTTTCAAGGACACCTCGCTGGTGGTGATCATCGGCCTGACCGATTTCCTGCGGGCGGTGTCCGCCGGCTCGCGCGACGCCGAATGGCTCGGCTTCGACGTCGAGGGCTATGCCTTTGCCGCCGCCACCTACTTTTGCATCTGCTTCGCCATGAGCCGCTATTCGGCCTGGCTGGAAGGTCGCCGCGGCGGGACCGTGGCGGCCGCGCCCGCCGCGGGGCAGACGCCGTAATGGAGAACACGATGGTTCAACACGACACGCAAGACGCCGCCCTGGCCATCCGGCTCAAGGACGTCGAGAAATGGTACGGCCGCATGCACGTGCTGCGCGGCATCACGCTGGACGTCGCGCCGGGCGAGAAACTGGTCATCTGCGGCCCGTCGGGCTCGGGCAAGTCGACGCTGATCCGCTGCATCAATCAACTGGAGGCGCACCAGCGCGGCAGCATCACGGTGGAAGGCATCGCGTTGTCCGACGACCCGAAGGTGCTGCGCAGCATCCGCCGCGAGGTCGGCATGGTGTTCCAGGGCTTTCACCTGTTCCCGCACCTGACCATCCTGGAGAACTGCATCCTGGCGCCGATGCGCGTGCGCGGCCTGGACCGCGCCAGCGCCGAGCGCACCGCCATGCAGTACCTGGAAAAAGTGCGTATCCCGGACCAGGCCGGCAAGTATCCGAGCCAGCTGTCCGGCGGCCAGCAGCAGCGCGTGGCGATCGCGCGCGCCCTGTGCATGCAGCCGCGCGTCATGCTGTTCGACGAGCCGACCTCGGCGCTGGACCCGGAGATGGTCAACGAGGTGCTGGACACCATGATGGAACTGGCCGAAAGCGGCATGACCATGCTGTGCGTCACGCACGAGATGGGCTTTGCCCGCAAGGTGGCCGATCGCCTGGTCTTCATGGACCAGGGCCAGATCGTGGAGGAGGGCGCGCCGGACGAGCTGTTCGACAATCCGCGTTCGCCGCGCCTGCAGGCCTTCCTGGGCAAGCTGATGCGGCCGACTCAGGAGCACGCATGAACGCCGCCGCCCACCTCGCGCCGCCCGCGCTGCGCCACGTCGTCACGGACGGCGCGCCGACGCCGCGCGGCCATTATTCGCAGGCCATCGTGGCCGCGGGCCTGGTGCATGTCTGCGGCCTGCTGCCGGTCGATCCCGAGTCCGGCCGCATCGTCGGCGCCGACGGCGCGGCGCAGATCGCGCGCGTGCTGCGCAGTCTCGACGCGGTGCTGCGCGCCGCGGGTTCGGAGGCGGGCAGGGTGGTGTCGCTGCAGGTGTTCCTGTGCGACAGCGCCCTGTGGCCGGTCGTCAACCAGGCCTGTGCCGACTACTTCGGCGACCACCGCCCCGCCCGCACCGTCGTGCCGATCAGTCCGCTGCGCGACGGCGCGCTGATCGAATTGAACGCCATCGCGCTCGCCTGAGCGCCATTCCCTCCTGCCACTTTCACCACTATGACCGTTCATCCGCTGTTCGACCCTCGCGACTTCCGCATCCCCGAGGGCGTTTCCCACGTGTGCGCCGCCGGCGAGACGGCGTTCTTGCGCCGACACGACGAGGCCTATGGCCGCTATGTCCGCGACAAATCCAGCGGCGCCCGCGGCCGCGCCGCGCAGGAGGCGCAGGTCGAGCGCGCCCGCGAGCAGGTCGCGGCGCTATGGGGCGTGCCGGCCGGCGACATCGGCTGGGTGGGCTGCGTCGCCGAAGGCGTGTCGCTGGTGCTGGAGAGCATCGACTGGCGCCCGGGCGACAACATCTGCGCCATGGCCACCGAGTATCCCTCGCTGGTGGCGCCGTTCCTGGCGCGGCGGGACGCGCCCTACCAGCTGCGGTTCGCCGATCCCGCCAGCGCCGCGGGCGTCGCGGCGCGGGTCGACGACCGCACGCGCGTGATCCTGGTCAGCTACGTGTCGTACCTGAATGGCGAGCGCTTCGATCTCGGCCCGCTGCGGCAGGCGGCGGACGCGGTGGGCGCGCTGCTGATCGTCGACTTCACCCAGGCCTCGGGCTACCTGCCCATTGACGCCGAGGTGGCGGACTTCGCCTTCAGCGCCAGCTACAAATGGATGCTGGGCATGACCGGCGTCGCCACCGCCTGCTGGAACCGCCGCCGCCAGCCCGACTGGGCCCCGGCCACCGCCGGCTGGTACTCGCTGGCCAACGACAACACCCGCTTCGACGCCGGCATCACGCTGCGCGGCGACGCGCTGCGCTTCACCCGCGGCAATCCGGCCCACGCCAGCCTGTATGTGTTGTCCAGCGCGCTCGACTACCTGGCGCGGTTCGAGGCCGACGCCGTCCAGGCGCACGTGCAGGCCCTGACCACCGACCTGCTCGGCCGCCTGGCGGGCCTGGGCATCGAGCCGTCGACGCCGGCCGATCCGGCCCGGCATGGCGCCAGCGTCTGCGTTGCCCGTGCCGACGCCCGCGCGCTGCATGAAGCGCTGGACCGCGAGCAGGTGCTGACCTGGAACGGGCGCGGCCGCCTGCGCATCAGTTTCCATGGCTACAACGGCACGGCCGATGTCGACCGGGTGGAAGCGGGACTGGCCAAGGCCCTGGCCGAAGTCATGGCGTAGGCGTGGCGTTGGCGCGCGCTCAACGCGGCGCGCGGGCAACGCGCTGGCCGGCCGGCGCCTGCGCGCGTCGCAGCCCGCGGCGGCGCCACCACAGCCAGATGCCGCTGATGCCGAGCGCGCCGAGCCCCAGGCCCAGCAGGGCGA
The window above is part of the Achromobacter deleyi genome. Proteins encoded here:
- a CDS encoding amino acid ABC transporter permease, with product MTLPLFLRPYFGTAGRTLLTVCSLLILYSLAAPVWRWAIADAVWTGDAQACRAAAGACWSYVGVKLDFFLFGFFPPAQQWRAGIAMAILVLVIAASLLPRFWRAPLLAVWAASVAVVLWLMGGGAGLAPVASDSWGGLPLTLLLAAYGLALGYPLGILLALARTGSIPLLRYVAVVFIEGLRGVPFVAILFMASVTLPLLLPEAATPGKLLRAYIAYSFVAAAYFAEGFRGALLAMPRGQTEAANALGMGYWQTMRDVILPQCVRSSLPMQVNTVVSFFKDTSLVVIIGLTDFLRAVSAGSRDAEWLGFDVEGYAFAAATYFCICFAMSRYSAWLEGRRGGTVAAAPAAGQTP
- a CDS encoding RidA family protein, with translation MNAAAHLAPPALRHVVTDGAPTPRGHYSQAIVAAGLVHVCGLLPVDPESGRIVGADGAAQIARVLRSLDAVLRAAGSEAGRVVSLQVFLCDSALWPVVNQACADYFGDHRPARTVVPISPLRDGALIELNAIALA
- a CDS encoding aminotransferase class V-fold PLP-dependent enzyme, whose amino-acid sequence is MTVHPLFDPRDFRIPEGVSHVCAAGETAFLRRHDEAYGRYVRDKSSGARGRAAQEAQVERAREQVAALWGVPAGDIGWVGCVAEGVSLVLESIDWRPGDNICAMATEYPSLVAPFLARRDAPYQLRFADPASAAGVAARVDDRTRVILVSYVSYLNGERFDLGPLRQAADAVGALLIVDFTQASGYLPIDAEVADFAFSASYKWMLGMTGVATACWNRRRQPDWAPATAGWYSLANDNTRFDAGITLRGDALRFTRGNPAHASLYVLSSALDYLARFEADAVQAHVQALTTDLLGRLAGLGIEPSTPADPARHGASVCVARADARALHEALDREQVLTWNGRGRLRISFHGYNGTADVDRVEAGLAKALAEVMA
- a CDS encoding amino acid ABC transporter ATP-binding protein — its product is MVQHDTQDAALAIRLKDVEKWYGRMHVLRGITLDVAPGEKLVICGPSGSGKSTLIRCINQLEAHQRGSITVEGIALSDDPKVLRSIRREVGMVFQGFHLFPHLTILENCILAPMRVRGLDRASAERTAMQYLEKVRIPDQAGKYPSQLSGGQQQRVAIARALCMQPRVMLFDEPTSALDPEMVNEVLDTMMELAESGMTMLCVTHEMGFARKVADRLVFMDQGQIVEEGAPDELFDNPRSPRLQAFLGKLMRPTQEHA